In Trifolium pratense cultivar HEN17-A07 linkage group LG7, ARS_RC_1.1, whole genome shotgun sequence, a genomic segment contains:
- the LOC123893642 gene encoding tubulin alpha-1 chain: protein MRECISIHIGQAGIQVGNACWELYCLEHGIQPDGQMPGDKTVGGGDDAFNTFFSETGAGKHVPRAIFVDLEPTVIDEVRTGAYRQLFHPEQLISGKEDAANNFARGHYTIGKEIVDLCLDRIRKLADNCTGLQGFLVFNAVGGGTGSGLGSLLLERLSVDYGKKSKLGFTVYPSPQVSTSVVEPYNSVLSTHSLLEHTDVAVLLDNEAIYDICRRSLDIERPTYTNLNRLVSQVISSLTASLRFDGALNVDVTEFQTNLVPYPRIHFMLSSYAPVISAEKAYHEQLSVAEITNSAFEPSSMMAKCDPRHGKYMACCLMYRGDVVPKDVNAAVATIKTKRTIQFVDWCPTGFKCGINYQPPTVVPGGDLAKVQRAVCMISNSTSVAEVFSRIDHKFDLMYAKRAFVHWYVGEGMEEGEFSEAREDLAALEKDYEEVGAESGDGDDDGDEDY, encoded by the exons ATGAGAGAGTGCATTTCAATCCACATTGGTCAAGCCGGTATCCAAGTCGGTAATGCCTGCTGGGAACTTTACTGCCTCGAACACGGCATTCAG CCTGATGGCCAGATGCCCGGTGACAAAACCGTCGGTGGAGGAGATGATGCCTTCAACACCTTTTTCAGTGAAACCGGTGCCGGAAAGCATGTTCCACGCGCCATCTTTGTAGATCTTGAACCTACCGTCATCGATGAAGTCAGAACCGGTGCTTACCGTCAACTCTTCCACCCTGAACAACTCATCAGCGGCAAAGAAGACGCCGCCAACAACTTCGCTCGTGGTCATTATACCA TTGGAAAGGAGATTGTTGATCTATGCCTTGACAGAATCAGGAAGCTAGCAGATAACTGTACTGGTCTGCAAGGTTTCTTGGTGTTCAATGCTGTCGGTGGAGGGACCGGATCTGGTTTGGGTTCTCTTCTGTTGGAGCGTCTCTCTGTTGATTATGGAAAGAAGTCCAAGTTGGGTTTCACTGTCTATCCATCACCCCAGGTTTCAACCTCTGTGGTTGAACCCTACAACAGTGTCCTTTCAACTCATTCCCTCCTTGAACACACTGATGTTGCCGTTCTCCTCGACAATGAAGCCATCTATGACATTTGCCGCCGATCCCTTGATATCGAGCGTCCCACTTACACCAACCTCAATCGCCTTGTCTCTCAG GTGATTTCATCCCTCACTGCCTCTTTGAGGTTTGATGGTGCCCTGAATGTTGATGTAACAGAGTTTCAGACTAACTTGGTTCCTTACCCTAGGATCCATTTCATGCTTTCATCATATGCACCTGTTATCTCAGCTGAGAAAGCTTACCATGAACAGCTTTCTGTTGCTGAGATCACAAACAGTGCTTTTGAACCATCTTCTATGATGGCTAAGTGTGATCCTCGCCATGGAAAATATATGGCTTGCTGTTTGATGTATCGTGGTGATGTTGTGCCTAAGGATGTGAATGCTGCTGTTGCAACCATCAAGACTAAGAGAACCATCCAGTTTGTTGATTGGTGTCCAACTGGGTTCAAATGTGGTATCAATTATCAGCCTCCTACTGTTGTTCCTGGTGGTGATCTTGCTAAGGTCCAGAGGGCTGTGTGCATGATTTCTAACTCTACCAGTGTTGCTGAGGTGTTTTCAAGGATTGATCATAAGTTTGATCTTATGTATGCTAAGCGTGCTTTTGTGCATTGGTATGTTGGTGAGGGTATGGAAGAAGGTGAGTTCTCTGAGGCTCGTGAAGATCTTGCTGCTCTTGAGAAGGATTATGAGGAGGTTGGTGCTGAGTCTGGTGATGGAGATGACGATGGAGATGAAGATTATTAG